The Crocosphaera subtropica ATCC 51142 genome includes a window with the following:
- a CDS encoding hemerythrin domain-containing protein has protein sequence MPATLNDTKRSAIAMKLADMQAIQQLIIDNEETLLSQCNEKSLVKRLEDMLEDDRKNLEIVKTAITQYGIQSEPKESVQEMVDKAKNVNARSDMSLYEKLAHHELLKHGQIVSGLVVHKAAQVVGQDVEAALSPINTVNFENRAHQERLKGMLEYVGTQELTGEEPDQGLWGRVQDAVAAATGLVGSAVSQSADGENVDIMDLIFMDHQKAKTLISEIRSAENSEQMTALFGQLYKDLLVHAKAEEEVVYPAVRSFYGEEDTQELYDEQEQLETVLNEMKNMDNTGEGFMDKLRQVKSLIGDHTRQEESTMFASMRNNMSEKERKQMAQQFKESKQQLQS, from the coding sequence ATGCCTGCTACACTAAATGATACAAAACGATCAGCTATTGCCATGAAATTAGCTGATATGCAAGCAATTCAGCAGTTAATTATTGATAATGAAGAAACATTATTGAGTCAGTGCAATGAAAAAAGTTTAGTGAAACGTCTCGAAGATATGCTCGAAGACGATCGCAAAAATTTAGAAATTGTCAAAACAGCCATTACTCAATATGGGATTCAATCAGAACCCAAAGAAAGTGTACAAGAAATGGTGGACAAAGCCAAAAATGTCAATGCTCGTTCTGATATGAGTTTGTATGAAAAACTAGCTCATCATGAACTCTTAAAACACGGTCAGATCGTTTCTGGGTTAGTGGTTCACAAAGCGGCTCAAGTGGTTGGCCAAGATGTAGAAGCAGCCCTTTCTCCCATTAATACTGTTAACTTTGAAAACCGCGCTCATCAAGAACGGCTTAAAGGGATGCTTGAGTATGTGGGAACCCAAGAACTCACCGGAGAAGAACCGGATCAAGGGTTATGGGGTCGTGTACAAGATGCTGTTGCTGCAGCCACCGGACTCGTTGGTAGTGCGGTTTCTCAATCTGCTGACGGTGAAAACGTGGATATCATGGATTTAATCTTCATGGATCATCAGAAAGCGAAAACCTTAATTAGTGAGATTCGTTCTGCTGAGAATTCCGAGCAAATGACCGCTTTATTTGGTCAACTGTATAAAGATTTGTTGGTTCATGCCAAAGCAGAAGAAGAGGTGGTTTATCCTGCTGTCAGGTCTTTTTACGGAGAAGAAGATACCCAAGAACTCTATGACGAACAAGAACAACTCGAAACTGTGCTGAACGAGATGAAAAATATGGACAACACTGGCGAGGGATTTATGGATAAACTTCGTCAGGTTAAATCCCTGATAGGAGATCATACTCGCCAAGAAGAAAGCACAATGTTTGCCTCCATGCGTAACAATATGTCTGAAAAAGAGCGTAAACAAATGGCACAGCAATTTAAAGAAAGTAAACAGCAATTGCAAAGCTAA
- the rlmB gene encoding 23S rRNA (guanosine(2251)-2'-O)-methyltransferase RlmB, translating to MANKPVPRGDRRSSSRKAKFSGKKPVIPSRLQPTSSPEPQQSEDDLIYGRHSVLAALESDRQLNRIWITNRLHYDPRFHNLIQASKAKGAVIDEVSLQRLSQITNGANHQGVAAQVAPYTYHELDELITQAKANSDEPVIVIADGIADPHNLGAIIRTAEAMGCQGLIIPQRRAAGVTSTVSKVSAGALESFPVARVVNLSRALETLKAEGFWIYGTVAEGGKRLQDFDFRGAIGLVIGSEGSGLSLLTQRCCDELISIPLEGKTPSLNASVAAAINLYEIYRQRWSEKVHI from the coding sequence ATGGCTAATAAACCTGTTCCCAGAGGCGATCGCCGTTCTTCTTCTAGAAAGGCTAAGTTTTCAGGGAAGAAACCTGTGATTCCTTCTCGCCTTCAACCGACATCATCCCCTGAACCCCAACAAAGCGAAGATGATCTTATCTATGGTCGTCATTCTGTGTTAGCTGCTTTAGAAAGCGATCGTCAGTTAAACCGTATTTGGATCACCAACCGACTCCACTATGATCCCCGTTTTCATAACCTTATTCAAGCCTCAAAAGCCAAAGGCGCAGTCATCGATGAAGTTTCTTTGCAACGGCTATCTCAAATCACCAATGGGGCGAATCATCAAGGGGTTGCTGCTCAAGTTGCACCCTATACTTATCATGAGTTAGATGAGTTAATTACTCAAGCTAAGGCTAATAGTGATGAACCAGTCATTGTTATTGCTGACGGTATCGCCGATCCTCACAACTTAGGAGCGATTATTCGCACCGCAGAAGCGATGGGATGTCAAGGGTTAATTATCCCGCAAAGACGGGCTGCTGGTGTTACCTCCACCGTGTCTAAGGTGTCCGCAGGAGCCTTAGAGTCCTTTCCCGTAGCTAGAGTCGTCAATTTAAGTCGGGCCTTAGAAACCCTAAAAGCAGAAGGATTTTGGATCTATGGCACTGTTGCAGAGGGAGGAAAACGGTTACAAGACTTCGATTTTCGTGGAGCGATCGGTTTAGTCATTGGTTCGGAAGGAAGTGGTTTAAGTTTGTTGACTCAACGGTGTTGTGACGAATTAATTTCTATTCCCTTAGAAGGAAAAACCCCCAGTTTAAATGCGTCCGTTGCTGCTGCCATTAATCTTTATGAAATTTACCGTCAACGTTGGTCAGAAAAAGTTCATATTTAG
- a CDS encoding STAS domain-containing protein, which yields MSLRGTHEVKGNCQIFRLTGLLDAFSEPVFRKVVGQYIDEGPYDIILVLSQIDFIDSSGLGALVQLVKQAQNHDGTLQVVTNPRVTQTVKLVRLEKFLSLQTSLEDALANLKNKKK from the coding sequence GTGAGTTTAAGGGGAACTCATGAAGTTAAAGGTAACTGTCAAATTTTCCGATTAACTGGCTTATTAGATGCCTTTTCTGAACCCGTATTTCGCAAAGTCGTTGGGCAATACATCGACGAGGGACCCTATGATATTATTCTCGTTCTCTCTCAAATCGATTTTATCGATAGTTCGGGACTCGGAGCATTAGTTCAGTTAGTCAAACAAGCCCAAAACCATGACGGAACTTTACAAGTCGTCACTAACCCAAGAGTGACTCAAACCGTTAAGCTGGTTCGTCTGGAAAAATTCTTATCCCTACAAACAAGTTTAGAAGATGCCCTCGCTAACTTGAAGAACAAGAAAAAATAG
- a CDS encoding YegS/Rv2252/BmrU family lipid kinase: MTRSACLIFNPVAGQGDPEQELTEILSWLTPVIDLDIKKTTQDIGADQLAQQALKQGVKTIIASGGDGTISAVAGVLINTDAYLGIIARGTANAFASALGIPDTIEQQCQTILEGKTKVVDTALCNGKPMIVLAAIGLEANTIREAERDMKDNLGQLAYILSGVQQLQELEKFTVEINNEDKTIRLDAIAVSIANAAPPTSFLAQGSGQTIVDDGLLEITVLTADNAAETVATSYHLLQKALLSDEAEHQDITYWRTQKVKITTIPPQRVAIDGDVVSQTPLTIECKPRSLSIFAPSQQLEKLNNQAVNLLPNSMVDPEQKSTINLLNLRTSVGLWGLIAGLLGFMFLAYFLSVRGF, from the coding sequence ATGACCCGTTCAGCTTGTCTTATTTTTAATCCTGTAGCTGGCCAAGGTGATCCTGAGCAAGAATTAACAGAAATCCTCTCTTGGTTAACACCTGTAATAGACCTAGATATCAAAAAAACCACTCAAGACATTGGAGCCGATCAACTAGCGCAGCAAGCACTCAAACAAGGGGTAAAAACTATCATTGCTTCTGGGGGAGATGGCACCATTTCAGCAGTAGCAGGAGTCTTAATTAATACTGATGCCTATTTAGGGATTATTGCTAGAGGAACGGCTAATGCCTTCGCTTCCGCTTTGGGCATACCTGACACCATTGAACAACAATGTCAGACAATTTTGGAGGGTAAAACAAAAGTAGTTGATACGGCTCTATGTAATGGTAAGCCAATGATAGTTTTAGCTGCCATTGGACTAGAAGCGAATACCATTAGGGAAGCTGAAAGAGACATGAAAGATAATTTAGGCCAGCTTGCCTATATCCTCTCTGGTGTTCAGCAACTCCAGGAATTAGAAAAATTTACGGTTGAAATCAATAATGAGGATAAGACCATTCGTTTAGATGCGATCGCTGTCAGTATTGCTAATGCTGCGCCTCCCACTTCCTTTCTGGCTCAAGGATCGGGTCAAACCATTGTTGACGATGGTTTACTTGAGATTACGGTTCTCACTGCCGATAACGCAGCCGAAACAGTGGCAACATCTTATCATTTACTTCAAAAGGCACTTTTAAGCGATGAAGCTGAGCATCAAGATATTACCTATTGGCGAACTCAAAAAGTTAAAATTACAACTATACCGCCTCAACGAGTAGCCATTGACGGTGATGTGGTGTCTCAAACCCCTCTAACCATTGAATGTAAGCCTCGCAGTTTAAGCATTTTTGCCCCGTCTCAACAACTTGAAAAATTAAACAACCAAGCCGTCAATCTATTACCCAATTCAATGGTCGACCCAGAACAGAAATCAACCATAAACTTATTAAATTTGAGAACAAGTGTGGGTCTATGGGGATTGATTGCTGGATTGTTAGGATTTATGTTTTTAGCTTATTTTCTATCTGTTAGAGGATTTTAG
- a CDS encoding Mini-ribonuclease 3 translates to MEAKDYDNISQLSPAFLAYIGDAVYELYVRTSYLFPPRKVRDYHNQVVAQVRAETQAKALQRLTPYLTTVEQDIVRRGRNAATGCPRRLQPEIYQQATSLETLIGYLYLQDTHRLRELLETLIP, encoded by the coding sequence ATGGAGGCAAAAGACTATGACAACATTAGTCAATTGTCCCCGGCCTTTTTAGCTTACATTGGTGATGCGGTTTATGAACTCTATGTGCGGACTAGCTATTTATTTCCCCCCCGTAAAGTTAGGGACTATCATAATCAAGTGGTTGCTCAAGTTAGGGCTGAAACCCAAGCAAAAGCCTTACAAAGATTGACCCCTTATTTAACCACCGTTGAACAAGATATCGTTCGACGGGGACGCAATGCGGCAACTGGGTGTCCTCGTCGTTTACAACCAGAAATTTATCAACAAGCCACCAGTTTAGAAACATTAATTGGCTATTTATATCTACAAGATACTCATCGTTTACGAGAACTTCTTGAAACCCTTATTCCGTGA
- a CDS encoding MFS transporter, with protein sequence MMLNSIVNISEIWLAQALNEPPIESLEDAALVFSGPQFFTSLIAGVVLAFAFQLLLTNLGVALGISFAGGSSSKQDHHGLGHTIQKVSVVLGLGTLVSVTLALFFACLLAIKLSLFVSPLSGAIVGLVIWGTYFSLMVWISSTTVGSFIGSVVNTATAGFQAIMGTATAAFGAKAASKKAVDTAEATVAAVRREIGEAIDPVTLRENVEDYLSTLRPQPLNLDKLASDIENLIDEEDLQNIGSRDNLPNIDRQTFVDLVSNRSDLSQRDINRIADKLETVWEKITQKLPSQGDSLAEVTDFIKSATKEQLLGGELTQKLERLVEEMRKRRKSENPSMLSRSVGMGLNSLMGMVMGRTDLSSLDIDQIVYQINEIKEKLTEQSDKLAHRLTPTSNGNGNGNGHHLHDEIETYLLNAYPWNLQPGTLSYEFQDLLYEVQPNPEQMAKELETIDRSEFVTLLQEKGILTQEKIETTANVLEKNRLQVLDTAYAAIEQQKRLRLLADVKHYLYNAPKEDLLNPEKLQIQFKPILTDSKADESELKRRLAQFDIPTFERLLVERHDIEVGETVFITPKLEEIHQQVIKESEDQQAAIQGKVEQQWLKLQTYLQETGKEQLHPQAIKQELQLLLDDPQAGAKFLRARASRFDRDTLVKLLSQREDLSERQINEILDQVESVWTTLLALPNQLAGKIEEQYEQITSAIADYLRNTDKTELNPEGIKRDLTKLLTQPQVGLAAIRQRLSMMDRDTLVQLLSQREDLSEAEVNRIIDQVMATLRQIIKAPQRIAKEAKAKVQQFETALEDYLRSTDRQELNPEGIKRDVRLLLNDPKAGTESLQERLASFDRKTLVALLSQRDDISEDEVNRIIDTILEVRNQFLHQIDRVKQRIQAAIDRILDKIRRYLNSLERPELNYQGIRHDLQELFHDPQAGFEALRDRFSQVNRDTVIAILESRDDISHAQAERIVGQVEHSRDRILQRAERIQQAAKMRLEQVKEEAQHQARETKKAAATAAWWLFFTALVSGVASAWGGAIAAG encoded by the coding sequence ATGATGCTAAATTCAATTGTAAATATTAGTGAAATTTGGTTAGCACAAGCCCTAAACGAACCCCCCATTGAATCGTTAGAAGATGCTGCATTAGTTTTTAGTGGTCCACAGTTTTTCACCTCATTAATTGCGGGGGTAGTCCTAGCCTTTGCCTTTCAATTATTATTAACAAACCTAGGCGTTGCACTCGGAATTTCCTTTGCTGGGGGTTCCTCATCAAAACAGGATCATCACGGTTTAGGTCATACTATTCAAAAAGTGAGTGTCGTCCTAGGGTTAGGAACATTAGTTAGTGTCACCCTTGCCCTATTTTTCGCTTGTTTGCTGGCCATCAAACTCAGTTTATTTGTTTCTCCCCTCTCAGGGGCGATCGTCGGTTTAGTGATTTGGGGAACCTATTTTTCCCTAATGGTTTGGATCAGTTCAACCACCGTTGGCTCTTTTATTGGTTCAGTGGTTAACACTGCTACAGCAGGTTTTCAAGCCATCATGGGAACCGCCACGGCAGCCTTTGGAGCCAAAGCAGCCAGTAAAAAAGCCGTAGACACCGCAGAAGCCACCGTTGCTGCGGTACGGCGAGAAATTGGAGAAGCGATCGATCCAGTCACTTTACGGGAAAATGTCGAAGACTACCTGTCTACCTTACGACCCCAACCCCTTAACTTAGATAAACTCGCTTCGGATATCGAAAACCTCATCGACGAAGAAGACTTACAAAACATTGGGTCAAGGGATAATTTACCTAACATCGATCGCCAAACCTTTGTGGACCTAGTGTCCAACCGAAGCGATCTCTCCCAACGGGATATTAACCGCATCGCCGATAAACTCGAAACCGTTTGGGAAAAGATTACGCAAAAATTGCCCTCTCAAGGAGACTCCCTCGCAGAAGTAACAGACTTTATCAAATCAGCCACCAAAGAACAACTCTTAGGAGGGGAATTAACACAAAAATTGGAGCGTTTAGTCGAAGAGATGCGAAAACGCCGAAAATCCGAGAATCCTAGTATGCTGTCTCGCTCTGTGGGGATGGGGTTAAATAGTCTGATGGGGATGGTCATGGGACGCACTGATCTATCCTCTTTAGACATCGATCAAATTGTTTATCAAATTAATGAAATTAAAGAAAAACTCACCGAACAAAGCGACAAATTAGCCCATCGTTTAACCCCCACCAGTAATGGTAATGGCAACGGTAACGGCCATCATCTCCATGACGAAATCGAAACCTATTTGCTCAATGCTTATCCTTGGAACTTACAACCCGGTACCCTTAGCTACGAATTCCAGGATCTTCTCTATGAAGTCCAACCTAACCCAGAACAAATGGCCAAAGAGTTAGAAACCATTGACCGGTCTGAGTTTGTCACCCTGTTGCAAGAAAAAGGAATTTTAACCCAAGAAAAAATAGAAACCACAGCCAATGTTCTTGAAAAAAATCGTTTACAAGTTCTCGACACCGCTTATGCTGCCATTGAACAACAAAAACGCCTGAGACTCCTTGCTGATGTTAAACACTATCTTTATAACGCACCCAAAGAGGATCTACTTAACCCTGAGAAACTTCAGATCCAGTTCAAGCCTATTTTAACCGATAGCAAAGCTGACGAAAGCGAACTCAAACGGCGTTTAGCTCAATTCGACATTCCCACCTTTGAACGTTTATTAGTTGAACGTCATGATATTGAAGTGGGAGAAACCGTTTTCATCACACCCAAATTAGAAGAGATTCATCAGCAAGTCATCAAAGAATCTGAAGACCAACAAGCAGCCATTCAAGGAAAAGTTGAGCAACAATGGCTGAAACTACAAACCTATCTTCAAGAAACCGGCAAAGAACAACTACATCCCCAAGCCATTAAACAAGAGTTACAATTGCTCTTAGATGATCCCCAAGCAGGAGCAAAATTCCTACGGGCTAGAGCTTCTCGGTTTGATCGAGATACTTTAGTTAAACTACTTAGTCAACGGGAAGATTTGAGCGAACGCCAAATTAATGAGATTCTCGATCAAGTTGAAAGCGTTTGGACAACCTTACTTGCTTTGCCTAATCAGTTAGCGGGTAAAATTGAAGAACAATATGAGCAAATAACCTCAGCCATTGCTGATTATTTACGCAACACCGACAAAACAGAACTGAACCCAGAAGGGATCAAACGGGATTTAACTAAGCTCTTAACACAGCCTCAAGTGGGTTTAGCTGCCATTCGACAGCGTTTGAGTATGATGGATCGGGATACTCTGGTACAGTTGCTGAGTCAACGAGAAGATTTGAGCGAAGCCGAAGTTAACCGTATCATTGATCAGGTAATGGCAACCCTACGGCAAATTATTAAAGCACCCCAACGCATTGCCAAAGAAGCCAAAGCCAAGGTACAACAGTTTGAAACAGCCTTAGAAGATTATCTGCGATCGACTGATCGCCAAGAACTCAACCCCGAAGGCATTAAACGAGATGTACGCTTATTACTCAACGATCCCAAAGCAGGAACCGAGAGTTTACAAGAACGTCTTGCCTCTTTTGATCGAAAAACTTTAGTGGCTTTACTGTCCCAACGGGACGATATCAGCGAAGACGAGGTTAATCGGATCATTGATACAATTTTAGAGGTTCGTAATCAATTCCTGCATCAAATAGACCGGGTTAAACAACGGATTCAAGCAGCCATTGATCGCATTTTAGATAAAATTCGTCGTTATTTGAATAGTTTAGAGCGGCCTGAACTGAATTATCAGGGTATTCGCCATGATCTTCAAGAATTGTTTCACGATCCTCAAGCTGGTTTTGAAGCCCTGCGCGATCGCTTTTCTCAAGTCAACCGTGACACAGTAATCGCCATTTTAGAATCACGGGATGATATTTCTCACGCCCAAGCAGAGCGCATTGTCGGGCAAGTTGAACACAGTCGCGATCGCATATTACAACGAGCCGAACGTATCCAACAAGCGGCTAAAATGCGTCTCGAACAAGTCAAAGAAGAAGCACAACACCAGGCTAGAGAAACCAAAAAAGCGGCCGCCACTGCTGCTTGGTGGCTCTTCTTCACCGCATTGGTGTCTGGGGTAGCGTCAGCTTGGGGTGGAGCGATCGCCGCCGGATAA